The Fictibacillus arsenicus genome contains a region encoding:
- a CDS encoding M14 family zinc carboxypeptidase yields the protein MKKQWFAGVLSVSLLASTPYAVTAEAPQKHWKNVNVSEEANGSPFNSEHYDFVKYSKFDEILKKIDKESERVSLEVTGHSADGHPLYAITISNPEDKGKYGHYKKLRKQMIKNPEKAQKWVAENDDFKVPVMINGSIHGTEYIGSDAVLQLIERFAFENDETTKDILASNILIFNVSANPDGRVDGTRFNGEGIDLNRDFITQSQPETKQTVDLITEWNPMVFLDLHGYVNWMENKPGLIEPCTPPHNPNYEYDLFSKWALDQAEAMEAEIVGNKAEYESETYQNMSGTYIPQRDDSFGWDDYPPIFTPMYAMYHGAYGYTLEAPTNTWDGVKWANDAVMGALKFSTENKQGMLTDQIEIFKRGINFDHPYHEEGFFPNAYVLPVDEKDPTVTEKAVNHLLDNDISVEKANKPFTAEGVTYTKGTFVVPMDQAKAGLANTMLWNGEDITNDTPAMYDISAWSLPELWGFEAVEVKSELNAKTSPVKSADFHGSLNGKGPFVIENSSVEAVGLVNDLLQAGTTVYKGEDGNFYLENIPSKSKSLVKESGLKVETAAIPAEKEKISSIDVAVLKDGGINKAQTHAGTKLALERLGFSVTEVTPKEVAENGILTFDAFIYSGTEMMLQYEKVREANKPFVVGTKEVYDKFAENVQAFVDGGGKFIAVGAGGAKASSMLGLTDVKVNTGGSDSNGIVEVAYGEDELSKGYKVNDLGFVYKPVWFTELGDAKAVATFKSGDFFVAGHWKDNELAAGQAVIVEETDEDVTLIGLEAGFRDHTDYLFRLLSNALYQ from the coding sequence ATGAAAAAACAATGGTTTGCCGGGGTGTTAAGTGTCAGTTTACTAGCTTCGACACCTTATGCAGTTACAGCTGAAGCACCACAGAAACATTGGAAGAATGTAAATGTGAGTGAAGAGGCAAATGGAAGTCCTTTTAACTCTGAGCATTATGATTTCGTAAAGTATTCTAAGTTTGATGAAATACTTAAGAAGATTGATAAGGAAAGTGAACGTGTATCGTTAGAGGTTACAGGTCATTCGGCAGATGGACATCCATTATATGCAATCACGATCTCAAATCCTGAAGACAAAGGAAAGTATGGTCATTATAAAAAACTCCGCAAACAGATGATCAAAAATCCTGAAAAAGCACAAAAATGGGTTGCAGAAAATGACGATTTTAAAGTGCCGGTTATGATTAACGGGTCCATTCATGGAACGGAATACATAGGCTCTGATGCTGTTCTTCAGCTGATTGAACGTTTTGCGTTTGAGAACGATGAAACAACAAAGGATATTTTGGCTAGCAATATATTAATCTTCAACGTATCTGCAAATCCTGATGGACGTGTGGACGGCACTCGTTTTAACGGTGAGGGAATCGACTTGAACCGTGATTTCATTACGCAGTCTCAGCCCGAAACAAAGCAAACGGTCGATCTTATAACAGAATGGAATCCGATGGTCTTTTTAGATCTTCATGGATACGTGAACTGGATGGAAAATAAGCCGGGCTTGATCGAGCCTTGTACACCGCCGCATAACCCTAACTATGAGTATGATCTTTTTTCCAAGTGGGCGTTAGACCAAGCGGAAGCGATGGAAGCTGAGATTGTAGGCAATAAAGCAGAATATGAAAGTGAAACCTATCAAAATATGAGCGGGACATACATTCCTCAGCGTGATGATAGCTTTGGCTGGGACGACTATCCGCCAATCTTTACCCCTATGTATGCCATGTATCATGGGGCTTATGGCTATACATTAGAAGCGCCGACAAATACGTGGGATGGCGTGAAATGGGCTAATGATGCGGTAATGGGAGCTCTTAAGTTTTCAACAGAAAATAAGCAGGGCATGCTGACGGATCAGATTGAAATTTTTAAACGCGGAATTAATTTTGACCACCCTTACCATGAAGAAGGGTTCTTCCCGAATGCGTATGTGCTTCCTGTAGATGAAAAAGACCCGACTGTTACAGAGAAAGCGGTCAACCATCTCCTTGATAACGACATTTCTGTTGAAAAAGCGAATAAGCCTTTCACAGCAGAAGGAGTAACTTACACTAAAGGAACTTTTGTTGTACCGATGGATCAGGCAAAAGCAGGACTCGCGAACACGATGCTTTGGAACGGTGAAGACATCACGAATGATACACCGGCTATGTATGACATTTCAGCGTGGAGCTTGCCAGAACTTTGGGGCTTTGAAGCCGTTGAAGTGAAGTCTGAATTAAACGCTAAAACCTCACCAGTAAAGAGCGCTGATTTCCATGGCTCTTTGAATGGAAAAGGTCCTTTTGTAATTGAAAACAGCTCAGTGGAAGCTGTAGGTTTAGTGAATGACTTGCTGCAAGCTGGTACGACGGTTTATAAAGGCGAAGACGGCAACTTTTATCTGGAGAACATTCCATCAAAGAGTAAATCTCTTGTAAAAGAATCAGGATTAAAGGTGGAAACAGCAGCGATCCCGGCAGAAAAAGAAAAGATTTCTTCCATTGATGTCGCGGTTTTAAAAGACGGCGGTATTAATAAAGCACAAACACATGCTGGCACAAAGCTTGCCTTAGAACGTCTTGGTTTTTCTGTGACGGAAGTAACACCAAAAGAGGTGGCTGAAAACGGCATTTTAACCTTTGATGCGTTTATTTACAGCGGAACAGAAATGATGCTTCAATATGAAAAAGTTAGAGAAGCGAACAAGCCTTTTGTTGTAGGAACAAAAGAAGTGTATGACAAATTTGCAGAGAATGTTCAGGCATTTGTAGACGGCGGCGGTAAATTTATCGCGGTAGGTGCAGGCGGTGCAAAGGCATCCAGCATGCTTGGACTGACGGATGTTAAAGTGAACACCGGCGGTTCCGACAGCAATGGAATCGTGGAAGTTGCATACGGTGAAGACGAGCTAAGCAAAGGCTATAAAGTAAATGATCTAGGCTTTGTCTACAAGCCGGTTTGGTTCACAGAGCTTGGTGACGCTAAAGCTGTTGCTACGTTTAAATCTGGAGACTTCTTTGTAGCAGGACATTGGAAAGATAATGAGCTTGCAGCAGGACAAGCAGTTATCGTCGAAGAAACAGATGAAGATGTGACACTGATCGGACTTGAAGCAGGTTTCCGTGACCATACGGATTACTTATTCCGTCTGCTATCTAATGCGCTTTATCAATAA
- a CDS encoding aldo/keto reductase: MKRTTPWFDVSRIALGTHLGEMNEADSALYQESIEFALCNGINFIDTALNYRGMRSERDVGAVLSKLFKKDRINRDDIVVSTKAGIIPGDIDLQLRPENYLKEKLLQTGILQETDLQIVDQHKHVLAPCYYEFAIEQSLKHLNMDTIDIHYIHNPEISMKVLGEERFYKNLEQLFSFYEDQVLAGKIRFYGMAAWTAFTVSPGDTGYISLEKVIETAKNTAGSSHHYRFIQTPFNFYNQIAATDQNQQVQGKWRTLFQAAEELDIYVTTSAPLDCGRLKNHQNSKKLIRFVLDTPGVLSTMIGMRTIQTVKRNLALI, translated from the coding sequence TTGAAACGAACTACGCCATGGTTTGATGTTTCACGCATAGCACTAGGAACACATCTAGGTGAAATGAATGAAGCAGATTCAGCGTTATATCAGGAATCTATTGAATTTGCTTTATGCAATGGCATCAATTTCATAGATACTGCACTTAACTACCGGGGAATGAGATCGGAAAGAGATGTTGGAGCTGTGTTATCTAAATTATTTAAGAAAGACAGAATTAATAGAGATGATATTGTTGTTTCGACGAAAGCAGGAATCATTCCAGGAGATATCGATCTGCAGCTTCGCCCTGAAAACTACTTAAAAGAAAAACTTCTTCAAACAGGAATATTGCAGGAGACAGATCTACAAATCGTTGATCAGCACAAACATGTATTAGCTCCTTGCTATTATGAGTTTGCTATTGAACAAAGCTTAAAGCACCTTAATATGGACACCATCGATATCCACTATATCCATAACCCTGAAATCTCAATGAAAGTACTAGGGGAAGAAAGGTTTTATAAAAATTTAGAGCAGTTATTTAGTTTCTACGAAGATCAAGTGCTCGCTGGCAAAATCCGATTTTACGGCATGGCTGCTTGGACAGCATTTACCGTATCGCCTGGCGATACAGGATACATATCACTTGAAAAAGTCATAGAAACAGCGAAAAACACGGCCGGTTCATCACATCATTACCGTTTTATCCAAACTCCTTTTAACTTTTATAATCAAATAGCAGCCACAGACCAAAATCAACAAGTTCAAGGTAAATGGCGGACTTTATTCCAAGCAGCAGAGGAACTAGACATATACGTTACAACGAGTGCACCGTTGGATTGCGGGAGGTTGAAGAATCATCAAAATTCGAAAAAACTGATTCGTTTTGTTCTTGATACTCCTGGTGTGTTGTCAACAATGATCGGCATGCGAACAATTCAAACTGTAAAACGTAACCTAGCACTTATTTAA
- a CDS encoding PTS transporter subunit IIBC — protein MKQRGKLISFDFWQKLGKALLVVVAVMPAAGLMISLGKVIAMSGGDITLVQTIARVMEDIGWAIITNLHILFAVAIGGSWAKERAGGAFAAVIAFILINRITGAIFGVNSAMMLEEGAKVKSLFGSELIVGDYFTSVLGAPALNMGVFIGIISGFLGAVLFNKYYNYNKLPNALAFFNGKRFVPFAVILWSVITALILALVWPFIQGLLNDFGKWIATSRNTAPVIAPFVFGTLERLLLPFGLHHMLTVPINYTELGGTYQIMTGSGAGSSVAGQDPLWLAWINDLNNFLQAGDTKAYQALLNDVVPARFKMGQVVLSTASLVAIALAMYMNVDKDKRKKYKSMFLSAALAVFLTGVTEPIEFMFMFAAPLLYVVYAITTGLAFAVADLIHVRVHAFGFIELLTRTPLLVKAGLTRDLINFALTCIVFFGLNFSIFYVLIKKFNLPTPGRAGNYIETTEGESASPAKNDAATGSDNSQASAIIGLLGGADNIEDVDACMTRLRVTVKDTAGVATEKEWKDNGALGLIIKDKGVQAIYGPKADVLKSDIQDRLGM, from the coding sequence TTGAAACAACGTGGAAAACTCATTTCGTTTGATTTCTGGCAAAAGCTTGGTAAAGCACTGCTCGTAGTAGTAGCCGTTATGCCAGCTGCCGGTTTAATGATATCACTAGGTAAGGTTATTGCTATGTCAGGTGGCGACATCACTTTGGTGCAAACGATTGCCCGAGTAATGGAAGACATCGGATGGGCAATCATCACGAACTTGCACATATTATTTGCAGTAGCTATTGGTGGTTCGTGGGCTAAAGAACGGGCTGGCGGTGCATTTGCAGCTGTCATCGCTTTTATCCTCATTAACCGTATTACTGGTGCTATCTTTGGTGTAAACAGTGCAATGATGCTTGAAGAAGGGGCAAAAGTAAAATCCCTTTTTGGTAGTGAACTGATCGTTGGAGATTACTTCACATCTGTTCTAGGAGCTCCTGCTCTTAACATGGGAGTTTTTATTGGTATCATATCCGGTTTCCTAGGTGCCGTTTTATTTAATAAGTATTACAACTACAACAAGCTTCCAAATGCTTTAGCATTCTTTAACGGAAAGCGTTTTGTACCATTCGCCGTTATTTTATGGTCTGTCATTACGGCACTGATTCTTGCATTAGTTTGGCCGTTTATCCAAGGACTTTTGAATGACTTTGGTAAGTGGATCGCAACATCACGAAATACTGCTCCAGTTATCGCACCTTTTGTTTTCGGTACACTAGAGCGTCTATTATTGCCGTTTGGTCTTCACCACATGTTAACGGTGCCGATCAACTATACAGAACTTGGCGGAACATACCAAATCATGACTGGTTCTGGTGCTGGCTCATCTGTAGCCGGACAAGATCCGTTATGGCTTGCTTGGATCAATGACTTGAACAACTTCTTGCAAGCTGGAGATACAAAAGCTTACCAAGCACTATTGAACGATGTTGTACCTGCCCGATTTAAAATGGGACAAGTTGTACTTTCAACAGCTTCTCTAGTAGCAATCGCACTCGCGATGTACATGAACGTTGATAAAGATAAGCGTAAGAAGTACAAGTCTATGTTCTTATCTGCAGCACTTGCTGTATTTTTAACAGGTGTTACAGAGCCGATCGAATTCATGTTCATGTTCGCTGCACCTCTGCTTTATGTGGTGTACGCGATCACAACGGGTCTTGCATTTGCAGTAGCTGACTTAATTCACGTGCGTGTTCATGCATTCGGTTTTATTGAATTATTAACACGGACACCATTGCTTGTTAAAGCAGGATTAACTCGAGACTTAATCAACTTTGCACTTACTTGTATCGTATTCTTTGGACTAAACTTCTCAATCTTCTATGTATTGATTAAAAAGTTCAACCTGCCTACTCCAGGACGTGCAGGTAACTATATCGAAACAACGGAAGGTGAATCTGCTTCACCTGCTAAAAATGATGCAGCAACAGGATCAGACAACTCTCAAGCATCTGCAATCATCGGTCTTTTAGGCGGAGCTGATAACATTGAAGACGTTGATGCATGTATGACTCGCCTTCGTGTAACGGTTAAAGACACTGCAGGTGTTGCAACGGAAAAAGAATGGAAAGATAACGGCGCACTTGGTCTTATTATCAAAGATAAAGGTGTTCAAGCGATTTACGGACCAAAAGCGGACGTATTGAAATCTGATATTCAAGATCGTTTGGGGATGTAA
- a CDS encoding nucleotidyltransferase domain-containing protein encodes MLKNLQEDIREFLEFYKEFLLEVLPAERVHGIYLYGSLALDAFDPDTSDIDFVTVIKGRIGKKTEELLNLVHLRSNSHPFGSRMDGCYVTLDQAGKVYREIEEYPFFADGKLHKGHYELNYITWWTLQNKGVVVYGEPISSLNLDMKWEDVQKTLNYNVNTYWNEKLDRDMCFFYDDWIEFGIITLCRILLSLEYRKIFSKKEAVGKARMLLPARYHPILLEGQRIKTNPESESYYHSKEVRKEDMKRFVEYVITYCNETYKLQKA; translated from the coding sequence ATGTTGAAAAATTTACAGGAAGATATTCGAGAGTTTTTAGAGTTTTACAAGGAATTCTTATTAGAAGTTCTGCCTGCTGAACGTGTTCATGGCATTTATTTGTACGGTTCTTTAGCACTTGATGCATTTGATCCGGATACGAGTGATATTGATTTCGTTACGGTGATTAAAGGGCGGATTGGAAAGAAGACAGAGGAATTATTGAATCTAGTTCATTTAAGAAGCAATTCACATCCTTTTGGTTCGAGGATGGATGGCTGCTATGTCACGCTTGATCAAGCGGGGAAGGTATATCGCGAAATAGAGGAATATCCGTTCTTTGCTGATGGGAAACTTCACAAAGGGCACTATGAATTAAACTACATAACCTGGTGGACACTTCAGAACAAAGGCGTCGTCGTTTACGGTGAACCCATTTCTTCTCTAAATTTAGATATGAAGTGGGAAGATGTTCAAAAGACTTTGAACTATAATGTTAATACATATTGGAATGAAAAATTAGATCGTGACATGTGTTTCTTTTATGACGACTGGATTGAATTTGGTATCATTACGTTATGCAGAATTTTATTGTCGCTGGAATATCGAAAAATTTTTAGCAAGAAAGAAGCTGTTGGTAAAGCGAGAATGTTATTACCTGCAAGGTATCATCCGATTTTGCTGGAGGGCCAGAGAATAAAAACAAATCCGGAGTCCGAGTCTTACTATCACTCAAAAGAAGTCCGAAAAGAGGATATGAAGCGGTTTGTTGAGTATGTTATTACGTACTGCAATGAGACCTACAAGCTTCAAAAAGCCTAA
- a CDS encoding glycoside hydrolase family 13 protein: MEKVWWKEAVGYQIYPRSFQDSNGDGIGDLKGIIQRLDYIKDLGIDVIWICPMYKSPNDDNGYDISDYQDIMEDFGTMEDFDALLNEVHKRDMKLIIDLVLNHTSDEHQWFIESRSSKDNPKRDWYIWRDGKDGKEPNNWESIFSGSAWEYDEKTDQYYLHVFSTKQPDVNWENPEVREALYDTVNWWLDKGIDGFRIDAISHIKKREGFPDMPNPKNEKYVSSFDMHMNQKGIHTFLQEFKDRTYANYDVMTVGEANGVKIDEADLWVGKEQGKMDMIFQFEHLGLWDAETNPELDIVELKKVLTRWQKGLEKEGWNALFIENHDKARVVSTWGNDEEFWYQSATSMGAMYFLMQGTPFIYQGQEIGMTNVQFDSIDDYDDVAVKNMYRIKREEGVSHEDIMAVIWASSRDNSRTPMQWNSAENAGFTSGTPWMKVNPNYTEINVEKQEQDKNSILNFYKKMISLKKENEIFTYGTYDLLLEDDKQIYAYTRTLGEEQVVVITNLSKKEATFESTLTLNAENLLLANEEVEAHVDMTTISLNPYEARVYRVKA, encoded by the coding sequence ATGGAAAAAGTTTGGTGGAAAGAAGCCGTTGGCTATCAAATTTACCCTCGCAGCTTCCAAGATTCAAATGGAGATGGAATCGGTGATTTAAAAGGAATCATCCAGCGCTTGGATTACATTAAAGATTTAGGGATTGATGTCATCTGGATCTGTCCGATGTACAAATCTCCCAATGATGATAACGGGTATGACATCTCAGACTATCAGGACATTATGGAAGACTTCGGAACAATGGAAGATTTTGATGCGCTTTTAAACGAAGTGCATAAGCGAGATATGAAGCTGATCATTGACCTCGTTCTTAACCATACAAGTGATGAGCATCAATGGTTCATCGAGTCCCGCTCATCAAAGGACAACCCGAAGCGTGATTGGTACATTTGGAGAGACGGCAAAGACGGTAAAGAGCCAAACAACTGGGAAAGCATTTTCTCAGGCTCTGCTTGGGAATATGACGAAAAAACAGACCAATATTACCTTCATGTTTTCTCAACAAAACAGCCTGACGTGAACTGGGAAAATCCTGAAGTTCGGGAAGCTCTTTACGATACAGTAAACTGGTGGCTTGATAAAGGAATCGATGGTTTCCGAATCGATGCGATCAGCCATATTAAGAAACGCGAAGGCTTCCCGGATATGCCGAATCCGAAGAACGAAAAGTATGTATCTTCGTTCGATATGCATATGAACCAAAAAGGCATCCATACGTTCCTTCAAGAGTTCAAAGACCGCACATACGCGAACTACGATGTAATGACAGTTGGTGAAGCAAACGGAGTAAAAATCGATGAAGCAGACCTTTGGGTTGGTAAAGAACAAGGAAAGATGGACATGATCTTCCAATTCGAACACCTTGGCCTTTGGGATGCTGAAACGAATCCGGAGCTGGATATCGTGGAGTTAAAGAAAGTACTGACGCGCTGGCAGAAAGGTCTTGAAAAAGAAGGCTGGAACGCTCTATTCATAGAGAACCATGATAAGGCTCGTGTCGTTTCCACTTGGGGCAACGACGAAGAGTTCTGGTATCAAAGTGCAACAAGCATGGGTGCAATGTACTTCCTTATGCAAGGAACGCCGTTTATCTATCAAGGTCAGGAGATCGGAATGACGAACGTTCAGTTTGATTCAATTGACGATTATGATGATGTAGCGGTTAAAAACATGTATCGTATCAAGCGCGAAGAAGGCGTTTCACACGAAGACATCATGGCTGTGATCTGGGCGTCTTCCCGTGATAACAGCCGTACACCCATGCAATGGAACAGCGCTGAAAATGCTGGATTTACAAGCGGAACACCTTGGATGAAAGTGAATCCTAACTATACAGAGATTAACGTAGAAAAACAGGAACAAGACAAAAATTCGATCCTGAACTTCTACAAAAAGATGATCTCACTAAAGAAAGAGAACGAGATCTTTACGTATGGAACGTATGATTTATTGCTCGAAGACGACAAGCAAATCTACGCATACACACGTACACTAGGTGAAGAACAAGTAGTTGTTATTACGAACCTTTCTAAAAAGGAAGCTACATTTGAATCGACACTTACTCTAAATGCTGAAAACTTACTGCTTGCGAATGAAGAAGTCGAAGCACATGTCGATATGACTACTATTTCACTAAACCCTTATGAAGCTCGTGTTTACCGAGTTAAGGCTTAA
- a CDS encoding endonuclease/exonuclease/phosphatase family protein codes for MKLLTLNVHGWQEENQMEKLKMLARDIANERYDVIALQEVMQSIDSPVVKGNIKQNNYALVLIQLLQELDVHDYDFVWDMAHYGFETYEEGLAILSRHPIKSNNSFFVTELQDMNNWKTRKIVSAVITYEGNDLNFFSGHFGWWNDETAPFKEQIDAFFKHVPESGLSFLMGDLNNDANVRDEGFDYVKSNRFYDTYEMAEKKDDGITIKGAIAGWNQNGKEDGRRIDYILCSKPLNVKSSYVRFNGKETPMVSDHAGVTVTLELEN; via the coding sequence ATGAAACTTCTAACGTTGAATGTCCATGGCTGGCAAGAAGAGAACCAGATGGAAAAGTTAAAAATGCTTGCTCGCGATATTGCGAACGAGCGTTATGATGTAATCGCACTTCAGGAAGTCATGCAATCGATCGACTCACCTGTTGTCAAAGGTAACATTAAACAAAATAATTATGCATTGGTGTTAATCCAGCTGTTACAGGAACTTGACGTTCACGATTATGATTTTGTTTGGGACATGGCTCACTATGGTTTTGAAACGTATGAAGAAGGTCTGGCCATTTTAAGCCGTCATCCCATCAAGTCAAACAATAGCTTTTTTGTTACAGAACTTCAGGACATGAACAACTGGAAAACAAGAAAAATCGTTTCAGCTGTGATCACTTATGAAGGAAACGACCTAAACTTTTTCTCTGGTCACTTTGGCTGGTGGAACGATGAAACAGCACCATTTAAAGAACAAATTGACGCATTCTTTAAGCATGTGCCAGAAAGCGGATTATCCTTCTTAATGGGCGATTTAAACAATGATGCTAACGTGAGAGACGAAGGATTTGATTATGTAAAATCAAACCGCTTTTACGATACGTATGAAATGGCTGAGAAAAAAGATGATGGAATAACCATCAAAGGTGCAATCGCCGGGTGGAACCAAAACGGTAAAGAAGACGGACGAAGAATCGATTATATTTTATGCAGCAAACCGCTTAACGTAAAAAGTTCTTACGTTCGTTTTAACGGAAAAGAAACGCCGATGGTCTCAGATCACGCTGGTGTAACCGTAACTTTAGAATTAGAAAACTAA
- a CDS encoding fatty acid desaturase family protein produces MKDLQSFGWYAAKIAPKLPKEAFKPVPSRLWGGLVYLLIAIAGILVIGLLNNLHPWLGIGIAVILGTCFAGMGFLGHEILHGTVIRKPWLRDFLGAVAFWPLSVGPKLWRKWHNTTHHVHTQEDGEDPDAWPTLENLSHKPLLQKVYKLPMWMRSIVSFAFLSISFTTHGLFMFKRFIKEFKPSKRPSVWLQLLLPWATWLGLLVWLGPVKWFFAVLLPLLIANAIVMSYISTNHRLNPMTDVNDPLANSLTVTVPKWVDVLHFNFSYHTEHHLFPGMSPKYYPLVKKHIKEMWPERYHEMPHWKALVTLWKTPRVYFNQHQFVDPAPGNLYQSLGHGLDPDRISYQKGEASDREMNSPKGTPKSIH; encoded by the coding sequence ATGAAAGATCTACAATCGTTTGGCTGGTATGCAGCAAAAATCGCTCCCAAGCTGCCGAAAGAGGCTTTCAAACCGGTACCATCACGGTTATGGGGAGGACTTGTCTACTTATTGATTGCAATCGCCGGTATTTTGGTTATCGGTTTATTAAATAATCTGCATCCTTGGTTAGGAATTGGTATTGCCGTAATTTTGGGGACATGTTTCGCAGGGATGGGCTTTTTAGGACATGAGATCTTGCACGGAACTGTAATTCGCAAGCCTTGGCTGCGTGACTTTTTAGGAGCTGTGGCATTCTGGCCGTTAAGTGTTGGACCAAAGCTTTGGCGTAAATGGCATAACACAACACATCATGTTCACACACAAGAGGACGGGGAAGACCCTGATGCGTGGCCGACATTAGAAAACTTGTCACATAAGCCACTCTTACAAAAAGTGTACAAGCTACCAATGTGGATGCGTTCCATTGTAAGTTTCGCTTTTCTATCGATTTCATTTACAACGCATGGACTTTTCATGTTCAAGCGCTTTATTAAGGAATTTAAGCCAAGCAAACGTCCGTCTGTGTGGCTTCAGCTATTACTGCCTTGGGCAACGTGGCTCGGACTCTTAGTATGGCTTGGTCCTGTTAAATGGTTCTTTGCGGTATTGCTTCCGCTATTAATTGCGAATGCGATTGTAATGAGCTATATTTCAACAAACCATCGTCTTAATCCAATGACTGACGTGAACGATCCGCTGGCAAACAGCTTAACGGTTACCGTTCCGAAATGGGTGGACGTGCTTCATTTTAATTTCTCATATCATACGGAACATCATTTGTTTCCGGGTATGAGTCCAAAATATTATCCGCTCGTTAAAAAGCATATTAAAGAAATGTGGCCTGAGCGCTATCACGAAATGCCGCATTGGAAAGCATTAGTGACGTTATGGAAAACGCCTCGTGTATACTTCAATCAGCATCAATTCGTAGATCCTGCACCAGGCAATTTATATCAATCGCTTGGACATGGTCTGGATCCTGACCGTATATCTTATCAAAAAGGCGAAGCATCAGATCGAGAAATGAATTCTCCAAAAGGAACTCCTAAAAGCATCCATTAA
- a CDS encoding PTS sugar transporter subunit IIA → MFNKLFGKKEVKKEETIVAPLTGKIVSIEEVPDPTFSQKMMGDGIAIEPTEGVVVSPVDGEIVQFFHTKHAIGIQSESGAEILIHVGLETVNMNGEGFEGHVNVGDKVKAGDKLLTFNLDLIKEKAASTVTPIVITNGDAVESLDKRAASEATKGATSLLQIKMK, encoded by the coding sequence ATGTTTAATAAATTGTTCGGAAAAAAAGAAGTGAAAAAAGAAGAGACGATTGTTGCTCCTTTAACGGGTAAAATCGTATCAATAGAAGAAGTGCCAGACCCAACATTCTCTCAAAAAATGATGGGAGACGGGATTGCGATAGAGCCAACAGAAGGTGTTGTCGTATCACCTGTTGACGGTGAAATTGTGCAGTTTTTCCACACTAAGCATGCGATTGGCATTCAGTCTGAATCTGGCGCTGAAATTTTAATTCATGTGGGGCTTGAGACGGTGAACATGAACGGCGAAGGCTTTGAAGGACACGTCAATGTCGGAGATAAAGTAAAAGCAGGCGATAAACTTCTGACTTTTAATTTAGATCTTATTAAAGAGAAAGCAGCAAGTACGGTGACACCGATTGTTATCACAAATGGAGATGCCGTTGAATCTCTGGATAAACGTGCTGCTTCAGAAGCGACAAAAGGTGCAACATCTCTGCTGCAGATTAAGATGAAATAG